The window CGCGCGCGCGACGGGGCGCAAGTTCGTCCGCGTGTCGCTCGGCGGCGTGCGCGACGAGGCCGAGATCCGCGGCCACCGGCGCACCTACATCGGCGCGCTGCCTGGCAAGATCATCCAGTCGATGAAGAAGGCGGGCTCGAACAACCCGGTCTTCTTGCTCGACGAGATCGACAAGATGTCGACGGACTTCCGTGGTGATCCGTCGTCGGCGCTGCTCGAGGTGCTCGATCCCGAGCAGAACACCAGCTTCAACGACCACTACCTCGACGTCGACTACGACCTGTCGAAGGTGATGTTCATCACCACGGCGAACAACCTCGAGCGCATCCCGCGTCCGCTCCAGGATCGCATGGAGATCATCCGGATCGCCGGGTACACCGAGCTCGAGAAGCTGAACATCGCCAAGAAGTACCTCGTGCCCAAGGTCCGCGAGGCGAACGGCCTCAAGGAATCGAACATCGAGTTCTCGGACAACGCGATCCTCGGCCTCATCCGGCACTACACGAAGGAGGCCGGTGTTCGGAACCTCGAGCGCGAGCTCGCGTCGCTGTGCCGCAAGGTGGTCGTCGAGGTGGTCAAGGGCGACCGCGACGCGCACATCCTGATCAACTCGAAGAGCCTCTCGAAGTACCTCGGCCCGGAGAAGTACCGCTACGGCCGCGCCGAGCAGGAAGCGCGGGTCGGCGTCACGACCGGTCTCGCGTGGACCGATCTCGGCGGCGAGCTGCTCGCGACCGAGGTCGCGGTGGTGCCCGGCAAGGGCAAGCTGACGATCACCGGTCGGCTCGGTGAGGTGATGCAGGAGTCGGCGCAGGCCGCGATGAGCTACGTCCGCTCACGCGCGGACGACCTCGGGCTCGAGCGCGACTTCTATCAGAAGATCGACGTCCACATTCACGTGCCCGAGGGCGCGACGCCGAAGGACGGTCCTTCGGCGGGCATCACGCTGGCGACGTCGCTGGTGTCGGCGCTCACCCGCATCCCCGTCCGCTGCGATCTCGCCATGACGGGTGAGGTGACGCTGCGCGGGCGCGTTCTGCCGATCGGGGGCCTGAAGGAGAAGGTCCTCGCGGCGCACCGCGGCGGGATCAAGCACATCCTGATCCCGACGGAGAACGAGAAGGACATCAGCGAGATCCCGCCGTCGATCCTCAAGACGGTGACGATCGAGCTGGTCGAGCACATGGACGACGTCCTGCGCAAGGCGCTCGTCCTGACCGACCCCGACAACTTCCTCAAGAAGCCGGCGGACCTCGGTGAGCGCTTCCCCGAGCCGGCGGCTCCGACGACGGACGTCGTCACCCATTGAGGTAAAGGGAGGTTTGGCCCGGGCCGCCTCGCGGCGGTCCGGGCCTCACACCACGCAGCCCGGCGTGCACGCGCCGGTTGCGTCTGCAATGATCCTGCCGCACGGTGGCCGTCAGCCGGTCCCGTGCGGTAGTCGTTGGGCACCGATCGTTTGCGACACGGCGCCGGCATCTGATAATCCGGCCGGGAGAGGGGGCAAAATGACCAAGGCGGATCTGATCGAGGCGATGGCGGGCAAGATCGATCTACCCAAGGCCACGGCGGAGCGCGCCGTCAACCTGATCTTCGACGACATCATCGCGGCCCTCAAGAACAACGACAAGGTCAACATCTCCGGCTTCGGTACGTTCACCGTCTCGCAGCGAAAGGCCCGCCAGGGTCGCAACCCGAAGACCGGGGAGACCATCGAGATCCAGGCCTCCCGGTCCGCCAAGTTCAAGCCCGGCAAGGTCCTCAAGGACGCGCTGAACTGAGGAGCACCGCGCGCCGTTACGCACTTCGCACGCGATCTGCGTCGGCCTTGGGGGAAGGGATCACCGGGGCGGTTAGCTCAGCGGGAGAGCATCGGCCTTACAAGCCGGGGGTCGTGCGTTCGATCCGCACACCGCCCATTTCGCCGCGCCGCTGCCCCTGATCGTCGCCTTTTCCGCGGTTCCTTCCTTGCCGACCTGCATCGCGACTGTTAACGGTGCCAGGATCACGGGGTCGTAGCTCAGCCTGGTTAGAGCGCCGGCCTGTCACGCCGGAGGTCGCGAGTTCGAGCCTCGTCGGCCCCGTTCCAACGTTCCAACAACGACGCGCGAGTCCATTCCCACGGTCGGCCCCGACGGCGGGCGTTCCGGCTTCCGGGGGGCCCGCCGTCGGAGAATCGGCTTTCGTATGGCGGCAAAGACATTCGTCATGACCCGGGAGGACGCGCTTGCGCAGCGGCGCTGGCTCGTCGTCGATGCCGAAGGGCGTGCGCTCGGTCGCGTCGCGACGCAGGTGGCGAACCTGCTGCGGGGCAAGGGCAAGCCGTTCTTCTCGCCGCACATCGATTGCGGTGACTTCGTCGTGGTGGTGAACGCGGCGAAGGTCCGTCTGACCGGACGCAAGGCGACCGACAAGATCTACTACCGCCACACGGAGTACCCGGGCGGCCTGCGCGCCACCACGGCCGGGCGCCTGCTCGAGGAGAAGCCGGAGCGGCTCGTGCGCGGGGCGGTGCAGGGCATGCTGCCGAAGAACCGTCTCTCCCGCCGGCTGATCACGAAGCTGAAGGTGTATCCCGGTGCGGAGCATCCGCACGGCGCGCAGCAGGCGACGCCGGTCCCAGCGCAGGATTGAACGACGCCATGACACAGCAGGGTCAAGTCTTTCAGGCCACCGGCAAGCGCAAGTGCGCGATCGCCCAGGTCCGGCTGCGTCCGGGCGAGGGGCGCATCGTGGTGAACGATCGTCCGCTCGAGGACTACTTCGGGCGCGAGACGTCGCGCATGATCGTCAACCAGCCGTTCGAGGTCACCGAGATCCAGGGACGCTTCGACGTCTCGGTGAACGTCCGCGGCGGCGGCGTGTCGGCGCAGGCGTCGGCGATCCGGCACGGCATCGCCCGTGCGCTGCTCCAGGTCGACGAGAACCTGCGCAGCCCGTTGAAGCGCGCCGGCTACCTGACGCGCGACTCGCGCGAGGTCGAGCGGAAGAAGTACGGCCGCCACAAGGCGCGCAAGCGGCCGCAGTACTCGAAGCGCTGAACACTGCGCGAACGCCGTCCCGGGTCACCGGGGCGGCGTTTTCGTTTGTGCGCTGGATCGCGTGCCGCCGTGAGTGGGCTTGGGTGCCGCAGCTCCGCGCGCTCACTCCGAGCCGAGGAAGAAGATCACCCCGATCGCGCCGAAGATGATGTTCGCGCTCCACGCCGCAAGCGGCGCCGGCAGCACCCCGCCCTTGCCGAGGCTCGTCGACAGCGCGAGCACCACCCAGTAGGCGAAGCCGACCACCAGCGCCGCCCCGACGCTCGCCGCCATGCCGGACCCGCGGCTGTGCCGCGACGCGAGCGGGATCGCGATCAGCGCCATCACCACGCTGATGAACGGCACCGCGAGCTTGAGCCACAGGTCGACCTTCGCCTCGGTGGTGTCGATGCCCTTGCGGCGCAGGTCGTGGATCTCGCGCGCGAGCGACCGGTAGCTCAGATCCTCGGGCTCGCGGTGGACGGCGGTGAAGTCCTCCGGCGTCTCGTCGATCCGGAACTCGGACTCCGGGAGACGCGCCGTCTCCACCGCGCCGTCCGGACCGAAGCGGATCTCCTCGACCTCCGTCGCGCGCCAGCCGTCGCCGGTCCAGGTCGCGACCGGCACCTCGACGATCCTACGCAGCTCGAACGAGGGGTCGAACTCGTAGCGCGTCAAGCCGTAGATCTCGTTGCGGTTGGCGTCGTAGCGGTCGATGTTCGTGAAGCCGTTCGAGCCGTGGTACCAGATCTCGGCCTCGTTGAAGTGGCCGCGGAATTTCTTGTTCTTGATCTGGACACGGTCGACGTAGTGAGCCTGCATCGACGCCCCGGGCACGACGTACTCGCTCCACGCGAGCGTGAGCAGGGAGATCACGAGACAGGCCATCACGAGCGGTCCGCCGATCTGCCACAGGCTCACGCCGCACGAGCGCATCGCCATGAGCTCGCTGCGTCGTGCGAGGTTGCCGAGGCTCAGCAGCATCCCGGCGAGCACGGCGACCGGCGTCATCTGCGTGAGGATCAGCGGGATCTTGAGGACGAAGTACAGGATGATGAGCCGCGTCGGCGCGTTGTGGCTGAGAAAGCCGGGGAAGCGCTCGAAGAAGTCGACGCACAGGTAGAGCCCGACGAAGGCCGCGAGGCACAGCGAGAACGCGCGTCCGAACTCCCGCAGCAGATAGCGGGAAATGGTGGGCAGCCAGGCGGAGCCGAACATCAGCCTGCTCGCCGGAGCGCGGTCGCGAGCCGACCGACGGCCGCGTCGGTGAAGCGTGCGAAGAAGCCCTCCGCGGGGCCGCTCAGCTCCTGCGCCTGGCGGACGAAGAGCACGACGCCGATCACCGCGAGCACGATGTTCGGCGTCCACAGCGCGAGCCGGATCGGCGCCTTGCCCTGCGTGCCGAGGGTCTCCGCAGCGGACAGCATGAGATAGTACGCGAGGATGATGACGAGGCTCACGGCGAGCCCGCGCGAGCGCACGGCGCGCACCGGCTGCAGTCCGAGCGGGACGCCGATCACGGCGAAGACGAGCGCCGCGAACGGGATCGAGAAGCGGCGCGCGAGCTCGACGCGCTCGGCGCGCGCCGGCTGACCCTCGGACTGCAGCGTCGTGATGCGCTCGCGCAGCTCCGCGAGCGGCAGCTCGCTGGGCTCACGCTCGCGCATCTCGAGCCGCCCGAGCGCCTCGTTGAGGTCGAGGCTCACGTCGTACGTCGTGAAGTCGGTCTTGTGGTAGCCCCTCTCGCTGGCGCGGCTGGTGAAGATGACGCCGTCGAAGAGGCGCAGGTTCACCGAGCGATTGTCCTCGTCGGCGATCAGCACGCCGCGCTTCGCGACCACGGTGTTCTCTTCGCCGGCCTGGCGCCGGTCGGAGATCAGGATCCGCTCGAGGTAGTTCCCGGGCGGCTCGATCTCCTCGACGTAGATCATCAGGCCTTTGAACTCGTCGTTGAAGACGTGCTCCTTGAGGCCGACCGTCGCCCGCGTTCGGGCGAGGTCGAAGATCGCGCTCTTGAGCGCGGAGTTGCCCCACGGGCGGGCATACATCGAGAGGAAGAGCGACAGGATGAACACCAGCACGGCGAACACCCCGATCGGCGCCGCGATCTGGTATAGGCTGAGCCCGGCGGCCTTCATCGCGGTGATCTCGCTGTCGGCCGAGAGCCGCCCGCAGGCCAGCAGGCAGGCGAGCAGCAGCGCCATCGGCACCGTGACCTCGAGGAAGGCGGGCAGGATGTACGAGAACACACGCAGGATTTCGAGCGCGGGAACCCCCCGGTTCACCACCATCTCGACCAGCTTCATGATGCGTGCGATCAGCAGGATGAATGTGAAGAGGGCGAGGCCGGCGGCGAACGGCGCGAGTACCTGCAGAAAGATGTAACGGTGAAGCGTGCGCCCCATCGACCCGGAAGGGCGATGCTACCCGACGCCCCTAGTGGTGTAAAACTTGACGCTCGGCGCGGTGATGCGCGTGGCCGCTACGTCGCGCCGGGCACGCACGCGGCGCTCGCCTTCATCGAGTCGCGTCCCCGGGACGTCGAGCGGGTGCTGCTCGCGGGCGATGCGAGCGCGGATCTGATTCGCCGCATCGGGCGCGCGGGGGTCGCGACCGAGCAGGTCGAGCGGTCGGTGCTCGAGCGTGCCGCGGGCGGCGTGCCGCACCAGGGGATCGTGGCGCTCGGACGGGCCCCCGCCGGTATCCCGCTCGAAGCCCTGATCGAAGAGCGTCCCGACCTCGTGCTGGTGCTCGACGAGGTGACCGATCCGCGCAACGTCGGCGCGATCTTGCGCTCGGCCGAGGCGGCGGGGGCGGGCGGCGTGCTGCTGGCCCGCGACCGCGCCCCGCACCTGTCGCCCGCGCTGGTCAAGGCGGCGGCCGGGGCGGTCGAGTGGCTGCGCCTGGTCCGCGTGGTGAACGTGGCGCGGGCGGTCGACGCGCTGCGGGACGCCGGCTACTGGACGATCGGCCTCGCCGGCGAGGCCGAGGTGGACCTGTTCTCGCCGGGCGCGGTGCCCGGGCTGCCGGTCGCGCTGGTGGTGGGATCGGAGGGCGAAGGGATCCGGCCGCTGGTCCGCCGGTCCTGCCATCGGTTGGTGCGCATCCCGATGCGCGGGCGCGT is drawn from Candidatus Binatia bacterium and contains these coding sequences:
- the lon gene encoding endopeptidase La, which codes for MLFRNDKDKKDPGGEDQRGGLRVPLLPLRDIIVFPHMVVPLFVGRQKSIRALEEAMNKQKFILLAAQKDAKTNEPSEADIYNVGTLGTVVQLLRLPDGTVKVLVEGKKRARIARYVPNPEFFLVEVEEIEETCEGTTEVEALIRSVNSTFENYVKLNKKIPPEMIMSVASITDPARLADTIVAHLGIKLEDKEALLETFDPAARLEKVLGYMRSEIEILEVEKRIRTRVKKQMEKTQKEYYLNEQMRAIQKELGEKDEFKNEIQELEEKIKARKMSPEAQEKAEKELKKLKMMSPMSAEATVVRNYIDWLISLPWGEYTDDKLDIAEAEKILEEDHYGLEKVKQRILEYLAVGSLVGEIKGPILCLVGPPGVGKTSLGKSIARATGRKFVRVSLGGVRDEAEIRGHRRTYIGALPGKIIQSMKKAGSNNPVFLLDEIDKMSTDFRGDPSSALLEVLDPEQNTSFNDHYLDVDYDLSKVMFITTANNLERIPRPLQDRMEIIRIAGYTELEKLNIAKKYLVPKVREANGLKESNIEFSDNAILGLIRHYTKEAGVRNLERELASLCRKVVVEVVKGDRDAHILINSKSLSKYLGPEKYRYGRAEQEARVGVTTGLAWTDLGGELLATEVAVVPGKGKLTITGRLGEVMQESAQAAMSYVRSRADDLGLERDFYQKIDVHIHVPEGATPKDGPSAGITLATSLVSALTRIPVRCDLAMTGEVTLRGRVLPIGGLKEKVLAAHRGGIKHILIPTENEKDISEIPPSILKTVTIELVEHMDDVLRKALVLTDPDNFLKKPADLGERFPEPAAPTTDVVTH
- a CDS encoding HU family DNA-binding protein, with product MTKADLIEAMAGKIDLPKATAERAVNLIFDDIIAALKNNDKVNISGFGTFTVSQRKARQGRNPKTGETIEIQASRSAKFKPGKVLKDALN
- the rplM gene encoding 50S ribosomal protein L13; amino-acid sequence: MTREDALAQRRWLVVDAEGRALGRVATQVANLLRGKGKPFFSPHIDCGDFVVVVNAAKVRLTGRKATDKIYYRHTEYPGGLRATTAGRLLEEKPERLVRGAVQGMLPKNRLSRRLITKLKVYPGAEHPHGAQQATPVPAQD
- the rpsI gene encoding 30S ribosomal protein S9, encoding MTQQGQVFQATGKRKCAIAQVRLRPGEGRIVVNDRPLEDYFGRETSRMIVNQPFEVTEIQGRFDVSVNVRGGGVSAQASAIRHGIARALLQVDENLRSPLKRAGYLTRDSREVERKKYGRHKARKRPQYSKR
- the lptG gene encoding LPS export ABC transporter permease LptG, coding for MFGSAWLPTISRYLLREFGRAFSLCLAAFVGLYLCVDFFERFPGFLSHNAPTRLIILYFVLKIPLILTQMTPVAVLAGMLLSLGNLARRSELMAMRSCGVSLWQIGGPLVMACLVISLLTLAWSEYVVPGASMQAHYVDRVQIKNKKFRGHFNEAEIWYHGSNGFTNIDRYDANRNEIYGLTRYEFDPSFELRRIVEVPVATWTGDGWRATEVEEIRFGPDGAVETARLPESEFRIDETPEDFTAVHREPEDLSYRSLAREIHDLRRKGIDTTEAKVDLWLKLAVPFISVVMALIAIPLASRHSRGSGMAASVGAALVVGFAYWVVLALSTSLGKGGVLPAPLAAWSANIIFGAIGVIFFLGSE
- the lptF gene encoding LPS export ABC transporter permease LptF, which codes for MGRTLHRYIFLQVLAPFAAGLALFTFILLIARIMKLVEMVVNRGVPALEILRVFSYILPAFLEVTVPMALLLACLLACGRLSADSEITAMKAAGLSLYQIAAPIGVFAVLVFILSLFLSMYARPWGNSALKSAIFDLARTRATVGLKEHVFNDEFKGLMIYVEEIEPPGNYLERILISDRRQAGEENTVVAKRGVLIADEDNRSVNLRLFDGVIFTSRASERGYHKTDFTTYDVSLDLNEALGRLEMREREPSELPLAELRERITTLQSEGQPARAERVELARRFSIPFAALVFAVIGVPLGLQPVRAVRSRGLAVSLVIILAYYLMLSAAETLGTQGKAPIRLALWTPNIVLAVIGVVLFVRQAQELSGPAEGFFARFTDAAVGRLATALRRAG
- the rlmB gene encoding 23S rRNA (guanosine(2251)-2'-O)-methyltransferase RlmB; its protein translation is MLPDAPSGVKLDARRGDARGRYVAPGTHAALAFIESRPRDVERVLLAGDASADLIRRIGRAGVATEQVERSVLERAAGGVPHQGIVALGRAPAGIPLEALIEERPDLVLVLDEVTDPRNVGAILRSAEAAGAGGVLLARDRAPHLSPALVKAAAGAVEWLRLVRVVNVARAVDALRDAGYWTIGLAGEAEVDLFSPGAVPGLPVALVVGSEGEGIRPLVRRSCHRLVRIPMRGRVESLNVSVAAAVALFEIRRAHPD